The Anastrepha ludens isolate Willacy chromosome X, idAnaLude1.1, whole genome shotgun sequence genome includes a window with the following:
- the LOC128869813 gene encoding uncharacterized protein LOC128869813, translating to MKLSVGGPEILSKEAIKSLGVMIDTRLSFKQHLTAVNNKAAAVMGALTKILPNIGGPQGERRKLLSTVVDSIILYAAPVWAEAKNIHMREVPENSQLIFTQESFAASIASKELNQRQQKKPSNESDLCMGGKEDGKSHLKGAGRTNTHRSWLLYGISPPLSAGRKPILPESAEHVAFHCDRFARARAILERVLGHSASPNGIVQDMCSSSAKWVAIRTFAGKIMLRLQFIKWERKTQQQQLQLQL from the exons ATGAAACTCTCAGTTGGTGGACCCGAGATACTTTCAAAAGAGGCAATAAAATCCCTAGGTGTAATGATCGACACGAGATTGAGCTTTAAGCAACATCTAACAGCAGTTAATAACAAAGCAGCGGCGGTAATGGGCGCTCTCACAAAAATACTACCGAATATAGGTGGTCCACAAGGGGAAAGAAGGAAACTATTATCAACAGTCGTGGACTCAATCATACTCTACGCGGCACCGGTATGGGCAGAAGCAAAGAATATTCACATGCGTGAAGTG CCGGAAAATAGCCAGTTGATATTCACGCAAGAGAGCTTCGCCGCCTCTATAGCGAGTAAGGAGCTAAACCAACGGCAACAGAAAAAGCCATCGAACGAGAGCGATCTATGTATGGGTGGCAAAGAAGATGGGAAGAGTCACTTAAAGGGCGCTGGACGTACAA ATACTCACCGGTCATGGCTGCTTTATGGAATATCTCCACCGCTTTCAGCTGGCAGAAAGCCCATTCTGCCCGAAAGCGCGGAACACGTGGCATTTCATTGTGATCGCTTCGCACGAGCACGTGCAATACTTGAAAGGGTTTTGGGACACTCAGCTAGTCCTAATGGCATCGTACAGGACATGTGCTCATCCAGTGCTAAATGGGTGGCGATTCGAACgtttgctggaaaaattatgctACGACTCCAATTCATCAAATGGGAGCGCAAGACCCAGCAACAGCAGCTACAGTTGCAATTATGA
- the LOC128869812 gene encoding uncharacterized protein LOC128869812, whose protein sequence is MDKETTGQSCRKCDAADNESMVQCDTCDAWYHFNCVGVHSNVADESWSCESCQNHASTTNAHPTASSSPTTKQGNRHVNFLPTFPTIAKISNSTVNPLLKPATNIANSTVTTATPVSTNFSTWASSNWNFEPSTSVQVSQLPNKSSEYNPGLQQFTTGSIATSANEISYSQPKVFSSVQQVGIRNDQGMQMPFNSEIYRNLQLEKLEEQMKLQQQYLDNKYKILSQYNDLPSSSTSMASFSNGPTSGQLAARQAIPKQLPTFNGDPEEWPLFISSFDNSTTVAGYTDAENLIRLQASLKGKAREMELVDKLPNNQKLNWAAHPKDEKTPVVKQFSDWLYNLAEAASTVVSLAPAKSSATVNTHTIDVNTQHPSPARNIPRSKQCIICKSNDHKVMQCDTFKKFTLQRKWEEVKANNLCRQCLNPHRRKCFMNKVCGVDGCTIKHNPLLHKTITVMSQQKPIAVSTNTNEFLDAQINTHSSSHEEMQPLFRIVPIRIYSKNKVLNIFAFLDEGSSVTLMEKRIFDELGLKGERDPLCLRWTGNTTRVEENSVRAAIEISSVTNWQKYTLKNIHTVDDLNLPAQSSNASAMERLYPYLAGLPIASYNNVKPSLLIGADNWRLAIPLKIREGTWFQPIASKTRLGWSLQGCNSRQTAEYRLNIHTCDCQKGYDELHETVKEFFTLESSKPTQLLSEEDAKAVSIANNTCKKGDNFYEIGLPWLTSSVLLPNSNVYALQRLMCLQRKFVKDPMLKSNIQIQINNLLSKGYAKKLSPIEAAISNGKTWYLPIFIVSNPNKPGKLRMVWDAAAKVNGVSLNDFLLSGPDLLNPLVSILLAFRVGRVAICGDIAEMFRRINIRDSDMHAQRFLWCDDGDDPQQPSVYVMRALTFGLNCAPFIAHYIRAKNADHFENELPRVSALELAQQVKKNAWRRWLQYTWLVFKFQICRGAARRRSYVSSIRQRMGFNHESPRFARLRRDVINESIIPTKREALQVLMSIFDPLGFVCCYTVGLKILLQDVWRSGLAWDDPLQDNLFDKWNQWKSIMPLITAAEIPRCYSLLLKDAEDVQLHTFVDAGESAYAAVCYLRVSKGNDVTVSLVAGKSKVAPLKPLSIPRLESQAAVIGVKLANMVSNTQRINIMSKYWWTDSKTVLRWMRMDPKNFHQFVMHRIGEILEASNVSQWRWVPSRNNPADLATKTTTRQCYQLWFTGPNFLRSSAEVWPQCEELSLEECDDSEIKHYVLHMKKEHMNNLMLNVEHFSSWKRLYRAVATFLFYVDRLRSVVLARQRKTSIDFDMIQKAQCLLIRYAQSIEYCEEIRCLKRGKNIDNSSKLFTLNVYLDTDGIIRCKSRVEHLNNHEDIIVMPNSHHVTFLIVRWAHENFHHLMHESVINQIRGTYFINRLRVLYKRVRAEGQKCKNHSSIPQPPQMAALPAARIAAFERPFTYVGIDYFGPLLVIVGRRREKRWGVLFTCLTLRAIHIEVAHSLNTSSCIMAIRNFISRRGYPREIFSDNGTNFKASEKIISESLKNIDLNGIASSFDRVKWRFNPPSAPHMGGAWERLVRSVKTVLYEILPSTSFSDESLRSALNEVEFSPLTFVSLENGDDEALTPNHLLIGSSDGYKPICSDTVNLRQRWQLTQQFADRFWHRWVKEYIPVISRRTKWFTKQRPVRIGDVVVIADQDLPRNCWPKGRIVDVVKAKDGQVRSARVETNSGILHRPIAKVAVLDVGT, encoded by the exons ATGGACAAAGAAACAACGGGGCAAAGTTGTCGAAAATGTGACGCAGCGGACAACGAGAGTATGGTCCAGTGTGACACCTGCGACGCCTGGTACCACTTCAACTGCGTTGGAGTACATAGCAATGTGGCTGACGAAAGCTGGAGCTGTGAAAGCTGCCAGAATCATGCATCAACCACGAACGCACATCCAACCGCGTCGTCATCGCCAACTACCAAGCAAGGTAACCGGCACGTGAATTTTCTCCCAACGTTTCCAACAATTGCGAAGATATCTAACTCAACAGTCAATCCGCTTCTAAAACCTGCGACTAATATAGCAAATTCTACAGTTACTACCGCTACTCCAGTATCCACGAACTTTTCGACCTGGGCTTCTTCGAACTGGAATTTCGAACCCAGTACATCAGTTCAGGTATCGCAACTGCCAAATAAATCAAGTGAGTATAACCCAGGGCTACAACAATTCACAACGGGCAGCATCGCCACCTCTGCAAATGAGATCTCGTACAGTCAACCAAAAGTATTCTCGTCGGTGCAGCAAGTAGGTATACGAAATGACCAAGGTATGCAGATGCCATTCAACTCCGAAATATATCGAAACCTTCAGCTTGAAAAGTTGGAAGAGCAGATgaaattgcaacaacaatatttggACAACAAATATAAGATTCTTTCGCAGTATAACGACCTGCCCTCATCCAGCACTTCGATGGCCTCTTTTAGCAATGGGCCTACATCTGGGCAATTAGCAGCAAGGCAGGCCATACCTAAGCAGCTCCCAACCTTTAATGGCGACCCTGAAGAATGGCCGCTCTTTATTAGCAGTTTCGATAACAGCACTACGGTCGCGGGGTACACGGATGCGGAGAATTTAATTAGATTACAAGCGAGCCTTAAAGGCAAAGCACGGGAGATg GAGTTGGTTGACAAGCTCCCCAACAACCAAAAGCTGAACTGGGCGGCTCACCCGAAAGATGAAAAGACTCCGGTGGTGAAACAATTCAGCGACTGGTTGTACAATctagccgaagcagccagtacTGTCGTCTCTTTAGCACCTGCTAAAAGTAGTGCTACGGTTAACACGCATACTATCGACGTGAACACTCAGCATCCATCACCAGCTCGCAACATACCAAGGAGCAAGCAGTGTATAATTTGCAAGAGCAACGATCATAAGGTAATGCAATGCgacacttttaaaaaatttacacttcAGCGAAAATGGGAGGAAGTTAAGGCGAACAACCTCTGTCGCCAATGTTTGAATCCGCATAGACGGAAATGTTTTATGAATAAAGTATGTGGTGTAGATGGTTGCACTATAAAACATAATCCGTTACTACATAAAACAATCACGGTAATGAGCCAACAAAAACCCATCGCCGTAAGTACAAATACAAACGAATTTTTAGATGCGCAGATAAATACGCACAGTAGCAGCCACGAAGAAATGCAGCCACTCTTCAGAATCGTTCCGATTCgcatttattctaaaaataaagtactgaatatatttgcatttttagatgaaGGCTCTTCTGTGACGCTAATggaaaaaagaatatttgaTGAATTAGGCTTGAAAGGTGAACGAGACCCTCTGTGTTTGCGGTGGACAGGTAACACGACGCGTGTTGAAGAAAATTCTGTGCGGGCGGCCATCGAAATTTCGAGTGTGACAaattggcagaaatatactctcAAGAACATTCATACTGTTGACGATCTCAATCTTCCGGCACAGTCAAGCAATGCATCTGCGATGGAGCGGCTATATCCATATCTAGCGGGACTGCCAATTGCATCATATAACAACGTAAAACCATCATTGCTTATCGGTGCGGACAACTGGAGGTTGGCAATTCCACTCAAAATTAGAGAGGGAACCTGGTTCCAGCCCATAGCGTCAAAAACCCGTTTAGGATGGTCGTTGCAGGGGTGCAATTCAAGACAGACTGCCGAATATCgactaaatatacatacatgcgatTGTCAAAAAGGATACGATGAGCTGCACGAGACTGTAAAAGAATTCTTCACGTTAGAGTCATCCAAACCTACTCAGCTACTGTCGGAAGAAGATGCCAAAGCTGTGAGTATTGCGAATAACACTTGTAAAAAGGGCGATAACTTTTACGAAATTGGGCTACCGTGGCTTACCTCAAGTGTATTGCTACCCAACAGCAATGTATATGCTTTACAACGGCTGATGTGTTTGCAGAGGAAGTTTGTTAAGGATCCTATGCTAAAATCtaatattcaaattcaaatcaataaTCTACTTTCCAAGGGGTACGCGAAAAAACTCTCCCCGATTGAGGCTGCTATTTCTAACGGTAAAACATGGTATTTGCCTATTTTCATTGTAAGCAATCCAAATAAGCCTGGAAAGCTTCGGATGGTGTGGGATGCTGCTGCAAAGGTGAACGGGGTGTCACTCAACGACTTCCTACTGAGTGGCCCAGACTTGCTTAACCCACTCGTTAGTATTTTATTAGCTTTTAGAGTAGGCAGAGTGGCTATATGCGGTGATATAGCGGAGATGTTTCGCCGTATCAATATACGGGACAGCGACATGCATGCTCAGCGATTTTTGTGGTGCGATGACGGTGATGATCCTCAGCAACCAAGTGTTTATGTCATGCGAGCGTTGACCTTCGGATTGAATTGCGCTCCGTTTATTGCCCACTACATACGTGCCAAAAACGctgaccattttgaaaatgaacttCCTCGAGTCTCTGCGTTGGAATTGGCtcaacaagtaaaaaaaaatgcatggcgcCGCTGGCTTCAATATACGTGGCTGGTCTTCAAATTCCAAATTTGTCGTGGAGCAGCTCGAAGAAGATCCTATGTCAGTTCAATCCGTCAAAGAATGGGGTTCAACCACGAAAGTCCTCG atTTGCGAGACTTCGTCGCGATGTCATTAACGAATCGATCATACCAACTAAAAGAGAAGCACTCCAAGTTTTAATGTCGATCTTCGACCCTCTTGGATTTGTTTGCTGCTACACCGTAGGGTTAAAGATCTTGCTGCAAGATGTATGGCGATCTGGTCTCGCCTGGGACGACCCGCTCCAAGACAATCTTTTCGACAAATGGAACCAGTGGAAGTCCATTATGCCATTAATAACAGCTGCCGAAATACCTCGATGTTATTCACTATTGCTGAAAGATGCTGAAGATGTTCAACTTCACACCTTTGTTGATGCCGGGGAAAGCGCGTATGCAGCCGTTTGCTACTTGCGTGTATCAAAGGGAAACGACGTCACGGTTAGTCTAGTGGCTGGCAAATCCAAAGTCGCACCGCTAAAGCCATTATCGATACCCAGACTAGAGTCGCAGGCGGCGGTAATTGGTGTGAAGCTGGCGAACATGGTAAGCAATACGCAACGTATTAACATAATGTCGAAATATTGGTGGACAGACTCAAAGACGGTGCTAAGATGGATGCGAATGGACCCTAAAAACTTCCACCAATTCGTGATGCATAGAATAGGCGAAATTCTAGAGGCATCAAACGTAAGCCAGTGGCGGTGGGTTCCCTCGAGAAATAATCCCGCTGATTTAgctacaaaaacaactacaCGTCAGTGCTACCAATTGTGGTTTACCGGCCCAAATTTTTTAAGGTCGAGCGCAGAAGTTTGGCCGCAGTGCGAAGAGTTAAGCTTAGAGGAGTGCGACGATTCGGAAATTAAACATTATGTTCTACATATGAAAAAGGAACACATGAACAACCTGATGCTGAACGTGGAGCACTTTTCCAGCTGGAAACGTTTGTATCGAGCTGTggctacatttttattttacgtcGACCGATTACGCTCAGTTGTGCTAGCAAGGCAACGGAAAACATCCATCGACTTTGACATGATTCAGAAAGCTCAATGTCTTCTTATAAGGTATGCTCAGTCCATTGAATATTGTGAAGAGATCAGGTGCCTCAAACGCGGTAAGAATATTGACAACTCTAGCAAACTCTTTACTCTAAACGTTTACTTAGACACAGATGGCATAATAAGATGCAAAAGTCGAGTTGAACACTTAAACAACCATGAAGATATTATAGTGATGCCTAATTCTCATCATGTCACCTTTTTAATAGTGCGTTGGGCTCACGAAAATTTCCATCACCTGATGCATGAGTCTGTAATCAATCAAATTCGTGGTACATACTTTATAAATCGACTGAGGGTGTTGTATAAAAGAGTGCGCGCAGAGggtcaaaaatgtaaaaaccatAGCTCCATTCCTCAGCCGCCACAAATGGCAGCGCTGCCGGCTGCAAGAATTGCCGCTTTCGAGAGGCCCTTCACGTATGTAGGTATCGACTATTTTGGCCCATTGCTTGTCATCGTGGGAAGAAGGCGAGAAAAGAGATGGGGCGTTCTATTTACATGTCTAACGCTTCGCGCTATACACATCGAAGTTGCCCACAGCTTAAATACCAGTTCCTGTATCATGGCGATACGCAACTTTATATCACGACGCGGCTATCCCAGGGAGATATTCTCGGACAACGGCACCAATTTCAAGGCATCTGAAAAAATAATTAGCGAGAGTctgaaaaatatcgatttgaaTGGTATCGCCTCATCTTTCGACCGAGTAAAATGGAGATTTAATCCACCAAGCGCCCCCCATATGGGTGGTGCATGGGAAAGGCttgtgagatcagtgaagactGTGCTTTATGAAATACTACCTTCAACAAGTTTCAGCGATGAAAGCTTGCGAAGTGCATTGAATGAAGTAGAATTTAGCCCGCTTACATTTGTTTCTTTGGAAAATGGTGACGACGAGGCTCTTACTCCCAACCACTTGCTGATTGGGTCATCGGATGGCTACAAGCCAATATGTAGCGACACCGTCAATCTGCGTCAACGTTGGCAATTGACCCAACAATTCGCTGACCGCTTTTGGCATCGATGGGTGAAGGAATATATACCGGTCATCTCTAGACGTACCAAGTGGTTCACAAAACAACGCCCAGTACGTATTGGCGATGTCGTGGTAATTGCAGACCAAGACCTGCCGAGGAACTGCTGGCCGAAAGGCAGAATTGTAGATGTGGTAAAAGCGAAGGATGGCCAAGTTCGGAGCGCTAGGGTAGAAACCAACTCAGGCATTCTTCATCGACCGATTGCAAAAGTAGCGGTGTTAGATGTCGGTACCTAG